A genomic region of Oryza glaberrima chromosome 1, OglaRS2, whole genome shotgun sequence contains the following coding sequences:
- the LOC127782797 gene encoding uncharacterized protein LOC127782797: MGVWREGAGWCFCSGGGGGRSERVKAAIFSAKAAALAAVGGGHGGAGVLIHRNLLLTTHGNLPSAAAAEDAEALLGHARLAARLVPHRFFITSSILDLTIVGLDPAENETTLQAQQPHYLKTCCKPSLDHGSVVYLLGHTGKKELVIGEGKVVIGTDNLLKLSTDGVTWCPGSAGFDAQGNLAFMICDPMKLASSPTTRSSSTSSSSSHSSKKDHPMQFGVPISVVCDWLYQHWQGNLDEVSKPKLPLVRLMSSRSDHSSTSFTRRHVFKPADDENDDTSVSSQVTSKPKHQQASGNSANARISHDANPLVDLRANNEQGVSTPEIYESPRQSSCQGQKDAGSVQLLDINFPPSAPKTIFLPLPLKQMLSDENNADTSKPRNQSRDNGFPSGIIWHRNCEALSRDPPVAPLQDDCSSEGQSSSSPVELLEYRNEDHFSSEEETMYSAETMESRNIPSPREKHVGRSQSCVTYRRWSSPRMSTIQNGTLRKQHTLVPVRKSHSQNTSLPQRSHDYLSPTVSSAMKKRNSMEQQLPTKPRRSIAQTSPKWMF; this comes from the exons ATGGGGGtgtggagggagggggcggggtGGTGCTTCTGCtcgggtgggggaggggggaggtcgGAGAGGGTCAAGGCGGCGATCTTctcggcgaaggcggcggcgctggcggccgTCGGCGGGGGGCACGGCGGGGCCGGCGTCCTGATCCACCGCAACCTGCTGCTCACCACGCACGGCAAcctcccgtccgccgccgccgccgaggacgccgAGGCGCTGCTCGGCcacgcccgcctcgccgcccgcctcgttCCACACAG ATTCTTCATTACCAGCTCAATTCTTGACCTTACAATAGTCGGCCTTGATCCTGCGGAGAATGAGACAACCTTGCAGGCTCAGCAACCTCACTACTTGAAAACATGCTGCAAACCAAGCCTAGATCATGGAAGTGTTGTTTACCTTCTGGGTCACACAGGAAAGAAGGAACTTGTGATTGGGGAGGGGAAGGTAGTGATTGGCACAGATAACCTCTTAAAGCTCTCCACGGATGGGGTGACATGGTGCCCTGGCTCTGCTGGTTTTGATGCCCAAGGGAATTTAGCCTTCATGATCTGTGACCCCATGAAGTTGGCTTCCTCCCCCACCACAAGGTCATCTTCTACATCCTCATCTTCATCACATTCATCAAAGAAAGATCACCCAATGCAATTTGGTGTCCCCATATCTGTAGTTTGCGATTGGCTCTATCAGCACTGGCAGGGCAACTTGGATGAAGTTAGCAAGCCAAAGCTGCCCCTTGTTAGATTGATGTCCAGCAGAAGTGATCATTCAAGCACCTCCTTCACTCGTCGCCATGTGTTCAAGCCTGCAGATGATGAGAACGACGATACATCGGTTTCTTCACAAGTAACTTCGAAGCCTAAACATCAGCAGGCGTCAGGAAACTCGGCCAATGCAAGGATATCACATGATGCGAACCCTCTGGTTGATCTGCGTGCAAACAATGAGCAAGGGGTTTCTACTCCAGAGATATATGAATCACCCCGACAAAGTTCTTGCCAAGGCCAGAAAGATGCTGGTTCAGTTCAACTTCTGGATATCAACTTCCCACCTAGTGCTCCCAAGACCATCTTTCTACCGCTGCCCCTGAAGCAAATGCTTTCTGATGAGAACAACGCAGATACGTCCAAGCCTAGAAACCAATCCAGAGACAATGGCTTTCCATCGGGGATAATATGGCACCGTAATTGTGAGGCTCTTTCAAGGGATCCTCCAGTAGCTCCTCTGCAGGATGATTGCAGCAGTGAAGGGCAGTCGAGCTCGTCACCTGTTGAGCTACTGGAGTATCGAAATGAAGACCACTTCAGTAGCGAGGAGGAAACAATGTACTCAGCGGAAACCATGGAGAGCAGGAACATTCCAAGCCCCAGGGAGAAGCACGTCGGGAGGAGCCAGAGTTGTGTAACCTACAGGAGGTGGAGCTCTCCAAGGATGTCGACAATACAGAACGGAACCTTAAGAAAGCAGCACACCCTGGTCCCTGTGCGCAAGAGTCACTCGCAGAACACGAGTCTGCCACAAAGGAGTCATGACTACCTGAGCCCAACAGTATCCTCGGCTATGAAGAAGAGAAACTCAATGGAACAGCAACTGCCCACGAAGCCCCGGCGGAGCATTGCTCAAACTTCTCCAAAATGGATGTTCTGA